DNA sequence from the Streptomyces tsukubensis genome:
GCCCTGCTGGTCGTCGACCGGCTCGGTGACAGCGGGGTCGCGGGCGAGGTCCACACCCTCTACCGGGGCTGGTTCGAGCAGCTCGTCCACGGCTCGTTCCCGGTGGACGACGTCACCTGGCAGTACCCGCCGGGCGCCGCGCTCGTGCTGCTCTCCCCCGCCGCCCTGCCCTGGCTGACGTACTTCCAGGCCTTCGTCGTGATCGTGCTGGTCGCCGACGCCACGATCACGCGTGCCCTGGCGCGGGCCGGGCTGCCCGGCGCATGGCTCTGGGTCTGCGCCCTGCCGCTGCTGCTGAACCTGCCGCTGGCCAGGTACGACGTCCCCGTCACCGCCGTCGCCGTGCTCGGGCTGCTCGCCCTGGCCCGCCGGCCCGGGGCGGGCGGCGCGCTCGCCGGGCTCGGCGCCATGATCAAGGTGTGGCCGGTGCTGACGCTGCTGGGGACGCCCCGGGGGCACCGCACCCGGGCCGCCTGGGGCTCGGCCGCCGCCACGGCCGTCGCGCTCCTCGCCGTACTCGTCCTCTGCTTCGGCCACACCCTCGGCTTTCTGCGGCAGCAGAGCGCGCGGGGCGTCCAGATCGAATCGCTGGGCGGCACCGCGCTCCAGCTCGCCCGGGCGGTGGGCTGGAGCGGCGAGGTCCGCTATCAGTACGGCGCCTTCGAGTTCGCCGGGCCGTACGTCTCCTCCGTCGCCCGGCTCTCCCTCGCGCTGACGGCCGCGGCCTTCTGCTGGCTGCTGCTGTGGCGGATCAGGGCCCGGCGGTGGAGCCCGGCGACACCGTACGACGCCGCGTTCACCGCCGTCCTCCTGTTCACCGTCACCAGCAGGGTGATCAGCCCGCAGTATCTGATCTGGCTGCTGGGGCTGGCCGCGGTCTGCCTCACGGCCCGGACCACCGTCCAGCGCCCGGCCGCTCTGCTGATGGTCCCGGCGGCGGCGGTCAGCGCCCTGGCGTACCCGTTGCACTACGAGGACGTCATCGACGGGACCCCGCTGGGGTGTGCGCTGATGCTGGTCCGGAACGGGCTGCTGCTGGCGGCCGCCTTCCTGGCCTGCCGCCGGCTCTGGCGCGCCACCGTCTGAAACCCCGCGGTACGGCCGGTACGGCGAGGGGGTACGGCGAGGGGCCCGCCCCCGGACAAGCCGGGAACAGGCCCCTCGTACCACACACACCCGCTAGCTGTGCGTCCGCAGCAGCTGCCGCATCGTCCGCATCGCCACCGACAGATTCGCCAGGTCGAAGGTGTCGGAACCCTGGATCTCGTCGAGGGTGGCCCGCGCCCGGCCCAGGATCGACGCGTTCTTGGCCTCCCAGTCCTTGAACCGCTCCTCGGGCGTCGAGGTGCCGTTGCCGACGGAGAGGACGTCGCCGGTGAGCATGGCGTGCGCCGCGTACAGGTCCTCGCGGATCGACGCCCGCGCCATCGACTGCCAGCGGTCGGCCCGCGGCAGTTCGATGATCCGGTCCATCAGCTGGGTGATCCGCAGCCGGTCCG
Encoded proteins:
- a CDS encoding glycosyltransferase 87 family protein, which encodes MTPQRITPLPSGHRLSPRPALRAADDHDTARPRDTVALAAVWAVTRAGMLALLVVDRLGDSGVAGEVHTLYRGWFEQLVHGSFPVDDVTWQYPPGAALVLLSPAALPWLTYFQAFVVIVLVADATITRALARAGLPGAWLWVCALPLLLNLPLARYDVPVTAVAVLGLLALARRPGAGGALAGLGAMIKVWPVLTLLGTPRGHRTRAAWGSAAATAVALLAVLVLCFGHTLGFLRQQSARGVQIESLGGTALQLARAVGWSGEVRYQYGAFEFAGPYVSSVARLSLALTAAAFCWLLLWRIRARRWSPATPYDAAFTAVLLFTVTSRVISPQYLIWLLGLAAVCLTARTTVQRPAALLMVPAAAVSALAYPLHYEDVIDGTPLGCALMLVRNGLLLAAAFLACRRLWRATV